Proteins encoded by one window of Arachis hypogaea cultivar Tifrunner chromosome 1, arahy.Tifrunner.gnm2.J5K5, whole genome shotgun sequence:
- the LOC112803485 gene encoding protein DETOXIFICATION 56 isoform X2, with protein MSLGEDDQTITDKVNQPHVLSHPSSPPPQHPLVKMVLAELRAQRGIALPLVAMNLSWFAKTTITTAFLSRLGELNLAAGALGLSFTNVTGLSVLNGLCGAMEPLCGQAHGAKNIKLLHKTLPMTTLLLLMVTIPISFLWLNIDKILILLGQQQEIAIVAKSYVSYLLPNLVVTSLLCPLRAYLSSQCITLPTLFCSAISLAFHVPVNILLSKVMGLRGVAMAVWITDLVVVILLATYVWILECSKRNGSRWKEGGWWDQNIIDWIVLLKLCGSCCLNTCLEWWCYEILVLLAGHLSSAKQSLGVLAIVLNFDYLLYSVMLSLGTSVSTRVSNELGANQPGQAYRSACVSMAIAIITGSIGSLVMVAARGTWGAVFSHDASIIKGVKKMMLLMAFVEVFNFPLNICGGIVRGTARPWLGMCRKFQDMT; from the coding sequence ATGTCACTGGGAGAAGACGACCAAACCATAACCGATAAGGTTAACCAACCACATGTACTGTCACATCCCTCCTCACCACCTCCACAACATCCTCTTGTCAAGATGGTGCTCGCCGAGCTTCGAGCTCAGCGTGGAATAGCCCTCCCTCTAGTGGCCATGAACTTGTCTTGGTTTGCCAAGACAACCATTACTACAGCCTTTTTAAGCCGCCTCGGCGAGCTTAACCTGGCAGCCGGAGCCCTCGGCTTGTCTTTCACTAATGTCACCGGATTATCCGTGTTGAATGGTCTATGTGGCGCCATGGAACCTCTTTGCGGACAAGCTCATGGAGCTAAGAACATTAAGCTCCTTCACAAGACCCTTCCTATGACAACTCTTTTGTTGCTAATGGTAACAATTCCTATATCTTTCTTGTGGCTTAACATTGATAAGATCTTGATTCTCCTTGGCCAGCAACAAGAAATAGCAATTGTAGCCAAATCGTATGTTAGCTATCTCTTACCTAACTTGGTTGTCACCTCATTACTCTGTCCCTTGAGAGCATACTTGAGCTCTCAGTGCATTACCCTGCCTACCTTGTTCTGCTCCGCTATATCGCTCGCTTTTCATGTACCGGTTAACATACTACTCTCCAAGGTCATGGGGCTCCGAGGAGTCGCGATGGCAGTTTGGATAACCGATTTGGTGGTTGTTATTCTGCTGGCTACTTATGTTTGGATTCTTGAATGTAGTAAAAGAAATGGAAGCAGGTGGAAGGAGGGAGGGTGGTGGGATCAGAATATCATCGACTGGATTGTGCTTCTCAAGCTTTGTGGGTCATGCTGCCTCAACACATGCCTTGAGTGGTGGTGCTATGAGATTCTTGTCTTACTTGCCGGGCACTTGTCGAGTGCGAAGCAATCGCTTGGAGTTTTAGCCATAGTGCTCAACTTTGATTACTTGCTTTACTCAGTGATGTTGTCTCTAGGCACCTCTGTATCCACCCGTGTCTCAAACGAGCTTGGTGCAAACCAACCCGGCCAAGCTTACCGATCAGCATGCGTGTCCATGGCAATTGCCATCATCACAGGAAGCATCGGCAGCTTGGTAATGGTTGCTGCAAGGGGAACTTGGGGTGCAGTGTTCAGCCACGACGCCAGCATTATAAAGGGAGTGAAGAAGATGATGTTGCTGATGGCCTTCGTGGAAGTGTTCAATTTTCCATTGAATATTTGTGGTGGCATAGTCCGAGGAACAGCGAGACCCTGGCTTGGCAT